Proteins from a genomic interval of Clostridium scatologenes:
- a CDS encoding NAD(P)/FAD-dependent oxidoreductase has translation MKTDVLIIGGGVIGTAIAHQLAKYNLDIVLVEKESDICMGASKANSSMIHDGYNVDANKLKGKLVLKANPYFEKLCSDLYVQYTKKLGSIVVGFEDEDMKVMKEQLENGNKNGIKGLKIIGRDELLELEPYINPKVKFGLLNPNTGIINPFELTIALAENAVINGVKVLLNTEVQDIIIKDKKVEAVKTSRGVFETKVVINAAGLYADKIASMVEDIDFEIKPRKGQYFLYDKKWNYLVKHAIYSAPSKISKGMIILPTTEGNILGGSNAQTIDDKENLATTYEGFEEIYNNTIHHIFPNLPRMGDVITTFSGLRAAATSEDFIIGYAKTVKGFINVAGIQSPGLSSSPAIASMVEDLVRGLNYDLNFTEKKNYRRDRPKPIILRDLPYEERSELIKKNPDYGTIICRCETVSKGEIIDAIHRPIPAASIDAIKRRTRAGMGRCQGGFCGPRVLNILRRELNISPLEVTKKGKGSYVLISKSKELSLPKGEKSYEKIRL, from the coding sequence ATGAAAACTGATGTACTAATAATTGGTGGTGGTGTCATTGGGACAGCAATTGCACATCAATTGGCAAAGTATAATTTAGATATAGTACTGGTTGAAAAAGAAAGTGATATTTGCATGGGGGCAAGTAAGGCAAATTCATCAATGATACATGATGGATACAATGTAGATGCCAATAAATTAAAAGGAAAATTGGTTTTAAAAGCTAATCCTTATTTTGAAAAATTATGTAGTGATTTGTATGTACAATATACAAAAAAGCTTGGTTCAATTGTTGTTGGATTTGAAGATGAAGATATGAAGGTAATGAAAGAACAATTAGAAAATGGAAATAAAAATGGAATAAAGGGTTTAAAGATTATTGGAAGAGATGAACTTCTAGAATTAGAACCATATATTAATCCAAAAGTAAAATTTGGATTGTTAAATCCCAATACAGGAATAATTAACCCTTTTGAATTGACAATAGCTTTAGCTGAGAATGCTGTAATAAATGGAGTGAAAGTTTTATTAAATACTGAAGTTCAGGATATTATTATTAAAGATAAAAAAGTAGAGGCAGTTAAAACAAGCCGTGGGGTATTTGAAACTAAGGTGGTAATAAATGCTGCTGGTTTGTATGCAGATAAAATTGCAAGCATGGTTGAAGACATTGATTTTGAAATTAAGCCTAGGAAAGGTCAATATTTTTTATATGATAAGAAATGGAATTATCTTGTTAAACATGCCATATACTCTGCACCTAGCAAAATTTCCAAAGGAATGATAATCTTGCCTACAACAGAGGGGAATATTCTGGGAGGTTCTAATGCTCAAACAATTGATGATAAAGAAAATCTTGCTACCACATATGAGGGTTTTGAAGAGATATATAATAATACAATACATCATATTTTTCCAAATTTGCCTCGAATGGGGGATGTAATTACCACATTTTCAGGTTTAAGGGCAGCAGCAACCTCTGAAGATTTTATCATCGGATATGCTAAAACGGTAAAAGGTTTTATAAATGTAGCTGGAATACAATCACCAGGATTATCCTCCTCACCTGCTATAGCAAGTATGGTTGAGGATTTAGTAAGAGGCTTAAATTATGATTTGAATTTCACAGAAAAAAAGAATTATAGAAGAGATCGTCCTAAGCCAATTATATTAAGAGATCTTCCTTATGAGGAAAGAAGTGAACTAATAAAAAAGAATCCTGATTATGGAACAATCATTTGTAGATGTGAAACAGTTAGTAAGGGTGAAATAATAGATGCAATTCATCGTCCAATTCCTGCTGCCAGCATAGATGCAATAAAACGCAGAACAAGGGCTGGTATGGGACGCTGCCAAGGAGGCTTTTGTGGTCCAAGAGTATTAAATATTTTAAGACGAGAATTAAATATATCTCCCCTTGAGGTAACAAAAAAGGGAAAAGGATCCTATGTATTAATTTCAAAGAGTAAAGAATTATCCTTGCCTAAGGGGGAAAAAAGTTATGAAAAGATTAGATTATGA